A genomic segment from Clostridium pasteurianum BC1 encodes:
- a CDS encoding DUF4865 family protein: MNKFLFDGYYDNILNSFGWQQINIGIPLYTKIKSNFADSTHALEITGTIPESASLTTFKEEQLDLEINYEILGETFIYNPDKWRFSKIYFFKETPYQLHDLGTIYEILHISLG; this comes from the coding sequence ATGAATAAGTTTCTCTTTGACGGGTATTATGATAACATTCTTAATTCTTTTGGTTGGCAGCAGATTAATATTGGGATTCCATTATACACCAAAATAAAGTCAAATTTCGCTGATAGTACACACGCTCTTGAAATAACAGGCACAATACCTGAAAGTGCTAGTTTAACTACTTTTAAGGAAGAACAATTAGATTTAGAAATTAACTATGAAATTCTTGGAGAAACTTTTATCTATAATCCAGACAAATGGCGCTTTAGTAAAATATATTTTTTTAAAGAAACGCCTTACCAACTTCATGATTTAGGTACAATTTATGAAATATTACACATATCTCTTGGTTAA
- a CDS encoding DNA polymerase IV: MDKVIMHVDMDAFFASVEVMDNRSLRGKPVIVGGISERGVVATCSYEARTFGVRSAMPIYMAKAKCHNGIFLPVRYERYKEISNKIFSVFNEITSLIEPLSIDEAYLDLTHVNKDSLYIARFIKNRVKKETGLNISIGLSYNKFLAKLASDWNKPNGLKIIKKSDVPNILFSLSIDKVHGLGKKSVKNLNDIGIFTIEELYKLPVAFLIDLFGKFGAEIYDRIRGIDNREVKIFRERKSIGKETTFLNDTDDKDDIKPYIKSFASSIASIMESKSLSGKNITIKIKTSSFINHTKSKTLTRYIHREEDIYKEACNILEKLKLEEKIRLIGLSISSFKEKKIEQLSLF, encoded by the coding sequence GTGGATAAAGTTATAATGCACGTGGATATGGATGCTTTTTTTGCATCAGTTGAAGTAATGGATAATAGAAGTCTTAGAGGAAAACCTGTAATTGTTGGAGGGATATCTGAAAGAGGTGTGGTTGCCACCTGCTCCTATGAGGCAAGAACTTTTGGAGTAAGGAGCGCAATGCCTATTTACATGGCTAAAGCTAAATGTCATAATGGAATTTTTCTTCCTGTTAGATATGAAAGATACAAGGAAATATCCAATAAAATATTTAGTGTTTTTAATGAAATAACCTCACTTATAGAACCATTAAGTATAGATGAAGCCTATTTAGATTTAACTCACGTAAATAAAGATTCCCTATACATAGCAAGATTTATAAAAAATAGAGTAAAAAAAGAAACTGGACTCAACATTTCTATAGGCTTATCCTATAATAAGTTTTTAGCCAAATTAGCTTCAGATTGGAACAAACCAAATGGCCTTAAAATAATAAAAAAAAGTGATGTTCCAAACATTCTATTTTCTCTATCTATAGATAAAGTTCATGGTTTAGGCAAAAAATCTGTAAAAAATCTTAATGATATTGGTATTTTTACTATAGAAGAATTGTATAAGCTTCCAGTAGCTTTTTTAATAGATTTATTCGGAAAATTTGGAGCTGAAATATACGATAGAATACGGGGTATTGATAATCGAGAAGTTAAAATTTTTAGAGAAAGAAAATCTATTGGCAAAGAAACCACTTTTCTTAATGATACTGATGATAAAGATGATATAAAACCATATATTAAAAGTTTCGCTAGTTCTATTGCAAGCATTATGGAAAGTAAAAGTTTAAGTGGAAAAAATATTACTATAAAAATAAAAACCTCATCTTTTATTAATCATACTAAAAGCAAAACTTTGACACGTTATATACATAGAGAAGAAGATATATACAAGGAAGCTTGTAATATTTTAGAAAAGTTAAAACTAGAAGAAAAAATAAGATTAATTGGTCTATCAATTTCGTCTTTTAAAGAAAAAAAGATTGAACAATTGTCGTTATTTTAG
- a CDS encoding aromatic acid exporter family protein has product MKRFVGFRILKTAIGSALAIIIAEYLGLKYAAAAGIITILSIQNTKKTSIKLAFQRIESTILALLISSILFLIFGYNPVVFGIYLIIFIPLTVFLKITDGIVVSSVLVTHLLAQKSSSMFWIKNELLLMTVGAGIGIILNIYMPKIENEIKETQKNIEEHMRIILFHMAEALRKQSVHIEEERLFNELKAILEEGKDRAYRHLNNYIINDVKYYVYYMEMRTLQYEILKYMRSHFIKFYLTLEQTEVVAAFTEKIALNFGEYNTAEELLKELNEIIYMFKAQELPKTRDEFENRAMLFQFLNDLEALLELKKKFWTYVNISDTKS; this is encoded by the coding sequence ATGAAAAGATTTGTTGGATTTAGAATATTAAAAACAGCAATAGGTTCAGCACTTGCTATAATTATTGCTGAATATTTAGGTTTAAAATATGCAGCAGCAGCTGGAATTATAACCATTTTAAGCATTCAAAATACTAAAAAAACGTCTATAAAGCTAGCATTTCAAAGGATTGAGTCTACTATTTTAGCATTACTAATATCAAGTATATTATTTTTAATCTTTGGATATAACCCTGTTGTATTTGGCATATACTTAATTATTTTTATCCCACTTACTGTATTCTTAAAGATTACTGATGGAATTGTTGTAAGCTCAGTTTTAGTTACGCATTTACTAGCTCAGAAGTCATCATCTATGTTTTGGATAAAAAATGAACTTTTACTTATGACTGTGGGTGCAGGAATTGGAATAATTTTAAATATCTACATGCCTAAAATAGAAAATGAAATCAAAGAAACTCAAAAAAATATTGAAGAACATATGCGTATAATTTTATTTCATATGGCAGAAGCTCTAAGAAAGCAATCGGTACATATTGAAGAAGAAAGGCTCTTTAATGAGCTAAAAGCAATATTGGAAGAAGGAAAAGATAGAGCATATAGACATTTAAACAATTATATTATTAATGATGTAAAATATTATGTTTATTATATGGAAATGAGAACTTTACAATATGAAATATTAAAATATATGAGAAGTCATTTTATTAAGTTTTACTTGACCTTAGAGCAGACTGAAGTTGTAGCAGCTTTTACTGAAAAGATTGCATTAAATTTCGGAGAATATAATACTGCTGAAGAACTTTTAAAGGAATTAAATGAAATTATATATATGTTTAAGGCTCAGGAACTTCCCAAGACAAGAGATGAATTTGAAAATAGAGCAATGCTTTTTCAATTTTTAAATGACTTGGAAGCACTTTTAGAATTAAAGAAAAAATTTTGGACTTATGTCAATATATCAGACACAAAAAGTTGA